The Malus domestica chromosome 17, GDT2T_hap1 genome contains the following window.
CTCTGCATGTTCTCCTCCTTCCCTGTATACCTCCACGGCTTCGATCCCTGTAACAATCAACGTTAACTAATCAAAACCCTAGCGAAAATGTGACATGTCGTAAATATGTCAATTATTAATCAAAAGTACGATACTTACTGCTGCACAATAATGAACGACTTTGACTTTGTCCAGCTCCACGTTCTCCGGGTGACGCCAAAGCATGGCGAGGACCAAATTGTATACCAAAGGAATTGGCTTGTATATTTTCCGGAAATACATGTTTAAGAAGTCCTGTTCTGCAAACGGGGTCGGAGGGGTCACTCTGAGAGTCCTCAACAGGTCATGGTAGGTCTCGAGGCCGGGCTCGAACACGAACATGCCGGCGTTGAAGTACAACGACGGAGGCGGGCCCAGCTCCGATGTGGGCCACTGGACCTTCTCCGGGCACTGCTGGCAGTACCCGATTTGGTATTGCGGCGTGTGGCTCCAGGTTTTCTCGCAGAAACAGTCCATGACTGCGTAGAAATGTCCATCTGGCAAGTCAAAGAGGTGGTCTATATTGTCGTACACCTCAATGTCCCCGTCCAAGTATATCATTTTCTCGTACTCCACAAACTGCAAATCAATCAAAAAGTTCAGAGCAATTAAAATTTACAACCTTCTACCACAAAAAGTTTGATTGAAACAGTTTCCCCAAGgaaaaacaagaaataaaattttattggCTTCCAACATAGACTGCCACGGGTAAGACCCAAAGCAACCCAAATTCCACGTGTAACAAAAAGAACGCATAACAAAGGTCACGtaaacgagagatttttcaggcatctatatataaataataaaatttacgtgttaaaaaattaataatttacaaaataaatttttttatcatttatataaaaacacgagGTACGAAAGAAAATTTTCTCCACGTAACCAAAGCGAGAAGAACGTACCTCCCAAATGCGCAGCTTCGAGTAGTTAATGACGTAATAGGCCATGGCGAACTGGGTCTGGTTCTCGGGCGGGTAAACGGGTTCGATCTCACGGACGATGCAACCCTGAGATTCAAGAATGCGACGGTGATCTTCCGGGACGTCGGGCAAGACTGCAACGACCAACGGGTACGCCGTTTTTACCTTTCTCAACCCCTTGGCCAACCCGACGACGCCCTTCACGTAGTCGCCGTTTCCGGCCAAGAAGGTCACGTACGCCCGACTAGGCATGGTGGCGGGAGTGGTGAAACCCGATTTGGGGACGCTGGTGGGGACGAGTTCGGGAGCCATGAGAAATTACGTGTCCAAGGGAGAAGGGAACTAGGGTTTACAGAGGAAGGCCTTGACCCTTGGAAATATAGAGAGAAAAACTAGCTGAATGCgacgaaagagagagagaaagacacgGCGTAGATTAGGACGTCGTCGTTATCTGTCTTCTTGTGGGTGGTTCGGTGTTGGGGGTGGTGGTGGGTTTAAATAAGGGTGAGAatcaatgaaatgaaatttgagCGAAATTTGTGGTAAATTCAGTCAAATGTGGTTATGAGGTTGATGCCATACACGTGTCCATCTGGCTGGATCCTACGGTGAGTGGTTGTTGTGGGAAAGTTCTGGAGAGGGACTCTGGACCGTGGAGTAGAAGATGCCAGAAGgcctaattatttattttccatATTTGCTGGGTGAAGAGGCACGTGCGGGGTTAGTTTACTAAGAGATACAACAAAGATGGTTATATCAAAGTGGTTAAttaagtttaccaaaaaaaaaaaaaaagtgattagTTAATAGAAAGAATAATCCAGAAGCATGACAGACACAAGGTCAAATTAAATAGAAATGGTAAAGATACTCTCCTAAAGTAAAGTTCTTCGTTGAATTATCTGTTACGTTACAATTTAATCTGAATTTTtatgttaatattataaaatattatgctaAAATTATGAGGTGACAAAGCGTTCATAAAGACTTCCTTTTTTTTAGAAAGGCTTATTAGCAGTTTTCCtaattaaaatgataaaaatttgaagatAGACAATTAAATACTAAAGAATTTAAAATGGTAAAAAttagttgaaaaatgatggaagAGCATCACATACACAATGTTTGCGTGGTCCAACTAAATGAAGTTTAAAAGAATTTAAGCAAAGAATCAATTACAACTCCTCACTTATTTTTTGTTCTCTATATATTGGTTAAGGAATAGTTTAGAAGTATCATGCATTTGTAACCTATACGAGGGGCTGCTTGCAAAAATATTAACCGTTTTTATCTCTCTCTGTCATAATTATTACATTGAAGAATTTCAATTTGACGAGAAATGCTAAAGGAATTTTTTTAAAGTGAGATTCTTtgcgtttttatttttttggcacaatgttttataatattgaagCGAGAATTTTGCCAATAACAAGAGGTGGCGGAAAATTTATGGAGAATCTCATTTttaagagtctccttagcattccTGTATAAAGATTAAGAAaaatgctaaagagactctCAAACTCTTTATAACTCTCTTACAACTCACAGTTTAACATCAATTTTCGTATCAATATTAAATTATTGGTATTACGTCATATTGACTTGTCTGTGTCAATTCGTTTTCATTTGTTATTTCGTTTTCATTTACGAATCAACTTTAAATTGCTACAAAATTTGTTGACGTTTGCAAGGGAGACAAACTACAAAAATATACACggttaattgcatgcatggaATTTACTTGCCCTTTTAGAATTACGACAGAAAAATATATACTTGtgggaaaataaaagaaatgtatGTGGGTGGGGTTGTCATTCTAAAAGGTTCCAATACACGTAGGTTTGCCATGTCATAAGTGCCATTAACACGTGTCATATGGGGTCTCAAAGTTGAGATGTCAAATCCTCTTGAATTTTCTTGGAAGGCTTTGACTAAAACATACGATTATCTTTTCTTCTGTATTCTAGCAAAATCTGCAACTCACTTTTCCTACGTAATGAAATGTACACTGCTCGCTTATTGGTTGCAACTTGCTACTTTTCTTGAATTTCCACGCATGTGTGCTTAGTTGAGTTTTTCAATAGATGTTCGACCAAGGAAAGTAATTATGTC
Protein-coding sequences here:
- the LOC103405941 gene encoding galactinol synthase 1, which translates into the protein MAPELVPTSVPKSGFTTPATMPSRAYVTFLAGNGDYVKGVVGLAKGLRKVKTAYPLVVAVLPDVPEDHRRILESQGCIVREIEPVYPPENQTQFAMAYYVINYSKLRIWEFVEYEKMIYLDGDIEVYDNIDHLFDLPDGHFYAVMDCFCEKTWSHTPQYQIGYCQQCPEKVQWPTSELGPPPSLYFNAGMFVFEPGLETYHDLLRTLRVTPPTPFAEQDFLNMYFRKIYKPIPLVYNLVLAMLWRHPENVELDKVKVVHYCAAGSKPWRYTGKEENMQREDIKMLVKKWWDIYNDESLDYKKAAGGAGAGGVVGPEAASGGERVNMRPFIDALSEAAVQYVTAPSAA